The sequence below is a genomic window from Halosolutus gelatinilyticus.
CCACATCATCGCCGTGACCTACGGCGCCGTCGGGACGCCGATCATCATCGGGATCAAGGATCCGCTCTCGTCGACGGCCGCGACGGAGACGGCGATCACGGACGGTGGCTTTACCGTCGCCGACTACTCGCTCGAGGTTGCCGTCTGGGCGGCGACCTACCACACGCTGGTCGGGTTCCTCATGCCGCTGTTCGCCGTGGGAATGGTCGTCTACTTCTTCGGCGACCGGGAAGAGCGCAGCCTCGAACCGGCCTGGGAGGTCGCGCCGCTGTGTCTGTTCGCCGGGCTGGCGTTCGTGGTTCCGTACTGGCTCTCCGCCCAGGTAAGCGCGGAGTTCCCGTCGCTTCTGGGGTCGATGGTCGGCGGCGCGATCGTCGTCGGCGCCCTGAAAGCCGGCTACTTCGTGCCGGACGAGGAGTGGGACTTCCCGGACCGCGAGGAGTGGCCCGCCCACTGGGTCGGCACGATCGAGCCCGGAGAGTCGAGCAGCGGCGGCGTCGCTACCGGAACGGACGACGGCGCAGCGGTCGCCGACGGCGGCGCTGGTACGGCGTCTATCGGACGGACCGACATGTCCCTGCTTCGCGCCTGGACCCCGTACATCCTGCTCGTCGCGCTCCTGGTCGTCACGCGCGTTTGGGACCCGATCGCGGCGTTCCTGCAGGGCGAGCCGACGACTCTGCTCGGAGTGTCCCTCGAAATTCCGCCAGTCACCGTATCTCTGCCGGACGTCTGGCTGCTCGGCGGCAAGATCGAGATTCACCCGCTGTTGTTTTTCACTCGATGGACCGATATCGGCGGTGGAACCGGACTCGGCGGCGGGATCGACTGGATCTACGTCCCGGGCTTCTGGCTCGTCCTCTGTGCGCTGCTCGCGATCCCGCTGTACCGGATGGACGGCGACCAGGTGACGGCCGCCTGGGGTGAGGCCCTGCGGAAGCTCGTTGCACCGTTCATCGCGCTCGTGTTCGTCATCGCGATGGTGCAGGTGATGCTCCAGTCCGGCGCGCACGCCGAGGGCACCGAGAGCATGATCTTCGTCCTCGCGCAGGCGACCGCCGACGCCGTCGGTCCGGCGTATCCGTTCATCGCCGCGCTCATCGGCGCCCTCGGGGCCGCGATGGCCGGCTCGAACACCGTCTCGAACATCACCTTCGGCGGGTTCCAGTTCGAGGCCGCGAGCCAACTCGGCCTCCCCACGCAGCTCATCGTCGGCGCGCAGGCCGTCGGCGGCGCGATCGGCAATCTCGTGGCCGTCCACAACGTCGTCGCCGCGCTCGCGACCGTCGGCCTCGTCGGCCAGGAGGGCCGCGTGATGCGGCTGAACCTGATCCCGCTGGTGTACTACGCGATCGGGGTCGGTGTCGTCGCGACGGTGTTCAGCTACGTCCTCTTCCCGGGG
It includes:
- a CDS encoding L-lactate permease yields the protein MASPVEILLAATPLVLAGVLLVGLLWPATRAMPIAYLAAVAVGLGVWGMPGEYVAAASIAGAMTAIQILWIVFGALLLLYTLMQAGAFDRINQGFAQISDDRRVQVILLGFFLATFIEGAAGFGTPAAVVAPLLLALGFPALAAVIAALIGHIIAVTYGAVGTPIIIGIKDPLSSTAATETAITDGGFTVADYSLEVAVWAATYHTLVGFLMPLFAVGMVVYFFGDREERSLEPAWEVAPLCLFAGLAFVVPYWLSAQVSAEFPSLLGSMVGGAIVVGALKAGYFVPDEEWDFPDREEWPAHWVGTIEPGESSSGGVATGTDDGAAVADGGAGTASIGRTDMSLLRAWTPYILLVALLVVTRVWDPIAAFLQGEPTTLLGVSLEIPPVTVSLPDVWLLGGKIEIHPLLFFTRWTDIGGGTGLGGGIDWIYVPGFWLVLCALLAIPLYRMDGDQVTAAWGEALRKLVAPFIALVFVIAMVQVMLQSGAHAEGTESMIFVLAQATADAVGPAYPFIAALIGALGAAMAGSNTVSNITFGGFQFEAASQLGLPTQLIVGAQAVGGAIGNLVAVHNVVAALATVGLVGQEGRVMRLNLIPLVYYAIGVGVVATVFSYVLFPGLF